One genomic window of Vulpes vulpes isolate BD-2025 chromosome 11, VulVul3, whole genome shotgun sequence includes the following:
- the LOC112934721 gene encoding isocitrate dehydrogenase [NAD] subunit gamma, mitochondrial-like — MIMALKILTAASCCVKSMLRPCNLCHSWEILFGHETSPRSFSFKYSIPPSAKYGGRHTVTMIPGDGIGPELMLHVKTVFRHACVPVDFEEVIVNCTSCEEDIHNAIMAVRRNRVALKGNLETNHNLPPSHKCRNNMFRTTLDLYANVIHFKSLPGVETRHKDVDILVVRENTEGEYSNLEHESVTGVIESLKIITKAKSFRIAQYAFQLAQEMERKKVTVVHKANIMKLGDGLFLQCCREVASHYPQLTFEGMIVDNTTTQLVSRPQQFDVMVMPNLYGNVVNSICTGLVGGAGLVPGANYGHTHAVFETASRQSARNLANKNIANPTAMLLASCIMLDYLQLHSYATSIRAAVLASMENKNVHTPDIGGQSTTLDFIHNIIDHINTVN; from the coding sequence ATGATCATGGCACTGAAGATACTGACAGCTGCAAGTTGCTGCGTGAAGTCCATGTTGCGGCCTTGTAACCTCTGCCATTCTTGGGAGATTTTATTTGGCCATGAGACCTCCCCAAGGAGCTTCTCTTTTAAGTACAGTATTCCTCCATCAGCCAAGTATGGTGGGCGACACACTGTGACTATGATTCCTGGGGATGGCATTGGGCCTGAACTCATGCTGCATGTCAAGACTGTGTTCAGACATGCGTGTGTGCCTGTAGACTTTGAGGAGGTGATCGTTAACTGCACTTCTTGTGAAGAGGACATTCACAATGCCATCATGGCAGTCCGTCGAAACCGTGTGGCTTTGAAGGGCAACCTTGAAACCAACCACAACCTGCCACCATCTCACAAATGCCGCAACAACATGTTTCGCACCACCCTAGATCTCTATGCCAATGTTATCCATTTTAAAAGTCTGCCAGGCGTGGAGACCCGGCACAAGGATGTAGACATCTTAGTTGTTCGGGAAAACACAGAGGGTGAATACAGCAACCTGGAGCACGAGAGTGTGACAGGAGTGATTGAGAGCCTAAAGATTATTACCAAGGCCAAGTCTTTCCGCATTGCCCAATATGCCTTCCAGCTGGCCCAGGAGATGGAGCGCAAGAAAGTGACGGTTGTGCACAAGGCTAACATCATGAAACTGGGAGATGGGCTCTTCCTGCAGTGTTGCAGGGAAGTGGCCTCCCACTATCCTCAGCTCACCTTCGAGGGCATGATTGTGGATAACACCACCACGCAGCTAGTATCCCGGCCTCAGCAGTTTGATGTAATGGTGATGCCCAATCTTTATGGCAACGTTGTCAACAGTATCTGCACAGGATTGGTTGGGGGAGCAGGCCTTGTGCCTGGTGCGAACTATGGCCATACACACGCAGTGTTTGAAACAGCTTCAAGGCAATCGGCCAGAAATTTAGCCAATAAGAATATAGCCAACCCTACGGCCATGCTGCTAGCAAGCTGTATTATGCTGGACTACCTCCAGCTCCACTCCTATGCCACCTCCATTCGCGCTGCAGTCTTGGCATCTATGGAGAACAAAAATGTCCATACTCCAGACATTGGAGGCCAGAGTACCACATTGGACTTCATTCATAATATAATCGACCACATCAATACTGTCAATTAA